A segment of the Polyodon spathula isolate WHYD16114869_AA chromosome 1, ASM1765450v1, whole genome shotgun sequence genome:
tattatagtGGACTTTTATTTTCCAGCAAACTGCTGTTAAAGAGGCTTATTTTTGGTCACTACAGCTCCATCACTGATAATAGGATTTCATGCCATCACTTTATTAAGAAGACCATTCGGGTGTCTGaaacttcctttaaaaaaacataactctATAAATCACCTGTTATGTGAGTTAACTCAAAACTCAAAGCTCGTTAACTGCTAAATGAAGCATGTGTGATTGGACCCTTGCTGTACATAGAGTGTCTCACTAGAGGGCAGCGTGTCTCTCACCAGTGGACTCAGCACTAAGGGGAGTTAGCCAAGGAGTGAACCATATTACAGTATCTGGCAAAAATCAAATTGGCATTTTTAGTCAGAGGCTGTACTAAATAAAACGAGTTTCTAGAAATAATTTTTGTCACACAAGGTCTCATTCTAATATATGATCATGTTAGAAGGCAGATTAATTACCTTTACTAGCAACCTGGTCTCATTTGCATGAACTGTGATCATGGTATTACCGATTCATTATTAGATGCAATTAGTCTGTTTTATTTCATCAGTGCAATGTGAATGATGTGTGCTGCTGTTGAGAGGAGGTTCTTAAGTAGACACATGTCCCAGTGGGTTTACACTGCacaaacaatttaataaacacaaatatgaaTTATTACATCTTTCGTGGTATCTGGGATTGGTAATGCTGTAACCAACACATGTTTGCTAATGCCCCTGGTGCCTGTCTTCTGTCCTGGAACCCAGATGGTGTATTTAAAAGGGCCTAGCCATCAGTCACAAGTTAAATATTTACAACATGAAGAACTGTAATGTACCAGGATGTCTGCCTCACTGAACCAGAAATATGTTTTCTCACTAAAGTACACTTTTTAACCTCATCACAAACTGGGGTTCAAATGTGTAACGCATTGCATCCCACGGCTCAGGAGTATTCTATTATTCTGAAACAAGGACCATGTATGGAAGGGGCAGTACATTAAACCCACATTACACAAGTGAATTCAGGGGGTTGCTTTCCTGGGATCAATATCTGCTTGCACCCGGGCTAGGATTTGGAAGAGTGTGATTCTGTCTTTGGAGTTGAATGAGATGAAAGACAGATTACAAAATGAGATGCCCCAAATAACTGTGAATCAGAGATTGAAGGCTAAAACACTCTGCACTTGTTGTATCAGTGATCATAAAGGTCAGTACAACTCAATTCTCTTACCATGATCGATTCTCTATTCCCCAGAAGCAGAACCTGCTTTCAGATGATCCTGGGAAAGGAAGAAATGAATTGTGCTTCAGCTCAGTTTGACTGATAatgagaaaataggcattaaatatAGGAACATACAGaggacagtaaagggttaaaagtgAAGAAAAGCAAACttgaaatcttgttttttttttattatttattatcatgttttaaataaaacacttgcacacttttttttagcTGTAGCCAGTAAAATAGCAAAACACTGAAGTAACAACTGTGGTCCACTAGGTGGCAGTACAATCACATCTGAAATATGTTCCAACAGCAAGATTATGGAGTTTTGAATCCTCTAACAGGGCACcatgtttataaataatttaaatatttacacactGAACAGTCACTCTTTACACAAAAACAGATCATGGATATCCATACGCCAcaataaagaataaaagaaaggaGGGAGACACACAGGCATGAAGGCGTAAGAAGCAGTGAATTGCACTGAAAAACCAAACGCTTCTTCTACAGGCAGTCATTATCCGTGCTGTTCCTTATCAGCATCCCTCCAAGAACAGCTGCACAGAACTCTGCGATCTCACAACACAGTAGCATGTCTGCATTACTGGAAGAGCAGCAGGACTCGGATTCTAGCCCTGGGTACAGTAGCGCATACTGAGCAAGCCTAGTCTTCACATTGCAATACCTGCTATTGTTGGCAgtgtacatacattttaaactgaaggGTGGCTGCAACAGGTAAAGCCCTTGACAACTTTAAGAAACAGATCAATTCACCTAATAATCTTTCACAGCATTTTAGCTTTTGCCTTTCTCAAAACTTAACAGCAACTTTTGATGTTCTCAAGTACACAATATACATActcatatacattattattactactttgcAGCCagtgcaaaatatataaaaaaaaaacacatttaatacacTAGCCccaaaaacttttttattttaattttatttatttttagaaagttgCTTCTAAGCAGAGTTTCAGATTGGCACGCAATGACCTACACATTGCATGAAAGAAAAGATTTGCACTGCAGCATCACTTTCTGAGCTAAAATGAAGGGCCAGGTCAATGCATGGGTTCTTTATACAGTAGCAGAATGAGAGAATATACACAAAGTGTTTCCAGAATGTTACGGAAATGAATAAACAGTTTAGCCTGGGAAACAGAGTGAAAGCTATCAAAACCTGACACTCCTTTATGAGCCAAGCTGAACCAAAGCATTGCAGTGAGGCATGCACAGCTAGCATCTGAATAACTCTGACACAGCCACAGCAAACATGACAACCAAGACCTAGTATTCAGCAAACAGTCTCATTAACGTATCAGAAATCCGTCTCTTAGCAAACATGGATCTAAGCAACACGTTTCAAATCCAAGCGACTGATATGTGAGGACTTGAATACTGTTACCTATTAGGGCAATCCGCTGGACTGCACCTGGACTGTTCTCTTTATATTGAGAATATATGCTTGTGAAATGTGTTGGTCCTGTAAAGGTAGCTGCAGTCTCAGcttcgacacacacacacatgcacacacagacttCAGCACTTCACTTCATACTGGATTAGATCTCTGTAGCAGTTTTCTTCTGGTTCTACTGGTCTAATTCTGTTCAAAAGAAGATTACAGTCTAGAATGTGGTTCGAAGTGAAATCGTGTCAGGagtgtgcaggggggggggggggggggggggggggggggggggggggggggggggaaaaaaatgtaaaggggTACAGAGACTTCAGTACAGGTccagaacaatggaaaataaaacatgaagGTAGATACTGTACCAAAACAACCTCTTTCAGATGAAGAGTTTCCAGGAATCCTGGAATAGGTCAGCCACGTATTGCTTACATATCTTGAACCTTCCTGCCAAAACGGACAAAGTTGTTGAATTCAGCAGCTGTCCACTAAACACTCGCCTGACACCATCGCAATCGTGAGACAAACTGCCATGTAAGAGAACTAGCATCCACTAGCTGTTAAGTGCTCTCTTCCCCccactttcaaaacaaataaaacataattgtttACAACCACAAAATCATTCTAGCTAGAGAGAACACTTTTGTagttgcaaaataaaaataaagtgcttttatttgctttttttaaaaaaaaaaaaaaaaaaaaaaaaatccctattttagggatgtaaaacaaaacaaaaaaaaacaaaacataaaaaccaTACAGAACAATTCTACCACATCCAGCATACCTGAAAATAAACTGTACACACCAAGTCCAGTCCAAGTCTGGagcttctttgttttgtttctttttcaggattGGATATCCCTTcatatacacattatatacatatttactttttttttttttttttactttctcaaTATATTatgacaatatatatttatttttttgtttatagacaacaacaaaaaacaacaacaacaacaacaacaactacaaaaacaacacaacgaTAAAGCAAACGAGTCCAAGTTTAAAGACCGGAGTGTGGAGAAAGGAACAAGGTCCTCTGTTTGCCTGGTTGGGAAAAATGTGCCAGCGCTCCCTCTGCGGGTGCAGCGCCTCCAGATCCTGCAGGGCGCTATAGGCGGCAAAGGTGAAGTTGGCATCCCCAGTGGTGAGGAGGTCAAAGACACAGGAGTGGAAGTAGATGTCCTTCACTTTGAGTTTCTCCCGGCACTTGGCTGTGGCACTTCCCAGAGAGAAGCTCCCACGTGGGTGCTGGGGGATATTGTGTTGCTGATGCTGCtgttggtggtgttggtgttggtggtgcAGCCCCAGGACTGGCAGAGGGAGGTACCCATCCTCGTCAATGCGCTCCCCCATGGGGCAGCCGTTCATGCAGAGCTGCAGGTCCTGGGTCTCATCGTAGGCCAAGGCCAGCTCCTCGGGCATGCGCACGGCCAGGGTCAGGTAGCGGCCCACCTGCCTCACGATGACGGTGGCTCCGATGTAGCGGGCGTGGATCTCTGCATGCTGCCCAGCTTCCTTCTCCACGATCCGCAGGCTCTTGGTGTCGCCGTTGCCCCCGCTGGTGGTGCCGTCCACGAAGGCAGCAGGGAGGTCGTCCGTCACCGCCTGGTACACCTTCTGTTCTGTGCACTCTTGGTAAGGTTTGAAGATAATCGTTATCTGAGAAACAACgataaaaaggtatttattttgacTGTATTAATCGTATTCACTATTACTATTACCAGCAGTTCTAGCTATTGGCAGGGTGAAGGATGCTGGATAAAAAGTGAGCTGGCTGCTTTCTCTTCTCACATCAAAAAAGTTACTACCAAACttcatttgaattattattatttattttttttatctgcaatgaACACAGTCCTCTATTAAGCTATAGAATATTATTGTTGTATGGAATGGGAATTCAAACATGAGTTGCTATACTGCATGCACATTAATTGAAGGCACAACATACAGAATTCTAGGAATTTATTTCCTAAATTGTTGTCAGGCTTGCTATGCACATTACTGTATGTAGAGTGAATGGGGTCCTTGTTTCTCCTCAgacactgtgtttgtgtgaggatttcacacacacacacacacacacacacacacacatacatactggaCTGTAAAGCAGTATGTAGGAATTCAGTCAACTCTTAATAGACCAAGAGCAGCATCAAGTGGCCAGACAGGTTAACTCAACAGCtcgttattgttttttataactgaaattaacattattttgtggATGTTGCAAGCTTACCTCTGTGCAAATTTAATAGAACATCTCAAGAtctacctacctgcatgaaaacctctggatgTGAGAATTTACATTTTTGGTCAGCCATTAGTAGCAGTCCAGGTTAAGCTGTGTATCTGCCATTTTTACACCTTAAAAAATCCATGATCCAATCTCTGGCTACCACTGTtttctttgcagccaatcacagtaagaaaaagaaaaaattgaagcTACATGGGtccaccccagtccagctacaaatacAACTAGAACCAtcgtgcctataatattaaacaaactgttttataacttaataATGAATGTCCTTATTTTAGTTATCTATGTGGCTTTATATTGATATTTTAACATGTTCACagagtttaagaatgtaatgcTAAAATATAAGGAACGTAATTAATATTTGCTGAGTCAGTGTCAGTCAGTCACtgagctgataaagaaccttgtgaAACACACACGCGTGGTTGCACAGTCATTCAAAGTAatgttgcagttaaaatggaaggatCTTtgttaatgcctaccccattaccattaaagattgtacagcatttaaatcGAGaatactcatgacttcaaggtaacgTTGCACTTTACCCTTTGAAAATATAGTGTTAAAATTTGAGGGTAAGTTATTCGCAGACCCACagccttatctggagtgctggtcatcagtgatatacagtagaaacaataggcactagTGTGAaaagaccactttgtgctttaattaggcatcttaaacaacttgtAAAAGTTACCACTTGGGCTGTGTGCTCCTTTTCTcttgatatttttaattaattgcatgtgtggcgtATCACCACCGCGTATCACCACCAATTTGCcaattttgacaattttccaaggctttcagttccagtggtttgatttcatatgcaaaacaaatcaaaacagaagcagatgggtgttctaatacattgcACACTACTAAAATGTTCCCTGTGCATTTGACAAATGATGAGAAAATGGCCCTTCTTGTAGGGTACACAGGAACCCTGCATTCAGCTGTGGCTGATATCCAGAAAGGCTCTATGTTCTCATTAGTGATCTACTGTAGGCTTCTAATCCAAAGCGCTggacactgtacagtacattaagaaAAGTCTGGTCCACTGATCCTTTAGCATCAGCTAATTGTAATAATGCAACAAAACTAATTATGCTGTCAAAGTATGCCTGAAAGGCAAAATGGCCTGAGTGGCATCATGAGACTTTTTGCTTAAGTAATGGGTTTCATCTGCTTTATCTTTGTCAAAAGTTCACAGATTCTGTGATTCAGACAAACAGGCTATTGTACAGACAGCAGGACCAGGGAGCAGTCAGTTAAAACATGGCACGCAGACAATTAAATACTAGCAATACCACACGCACCAATGGGTCAGTGCTGAAAGCACTCCTATCAGGGGCACTCTTAAGTTAAATCAATTTACTTCAAACATGTAGCATGGGACCATTCTACAATCAGAGACGTTAATCCCATTAAAAGACCAAGAGCTTATTCAATTTGGGACAATAAAATTACCACTCTGTGATGTTTTTACAACAAAGACATATACTGTCTGAAAATATTAATCAGAGACTAGATTAAGAGAACCATATGCTGCATTCCAGGCCATTCCGTGTCAACTGTAACCCGGCTGCTGTGACCAGAACTAGGCCTAAAAACGGGATTATTAGGAATACCCCAGATCCACTAGAGCTTCACATGCATAGAACACCCCATGCCTCCTGGAGCTTCACATGCACAGAATACCCCAGACCCACTGGAGCTTAACATGCACATAATATCCCAGACCCACTGGGGTTTTACATGCACACCTAAGGCCTTGTTGAAAATATCTGACTGGAATACCCAGTACAGCTGATTTCTTAAATCTCAAAGTACTTTACAGTACATGCAAGTAGCAAGTGCGATTTGTTGGCAAAAATAGCTTGACACAGACTAGATTACAGTATGTCAGTTAGTACCATACAGTACATCTGTCCCCGTTCAAGAATAGTAAATAACACCAGGAAAATATACCATACAAAGCAGGTCACCACGACCTGTACCTACAGTATATAGAATAACCTCCAATAACAAATAACTACCGCCAGAGGAAAGGGAAGCTTGGCAGCAGGGAAGAAAGGTCACCCAGCTGTGAGGCCACATTGGAATAGGGTGTGTTACATTGGGCAGAATGACAGTGGAAAAACGGAGAAAGAAATAAGGAATGCATGGAATAcaatggttttcatttttaaacaaggtaTGTGTTTAGGTAGCATCTCGAAGAAATTGCTCTAGTAGTTTCTCTAGTCCATTTCATAAAATCTGCACACGTAATCCTTAGGGTTGAATATTAGAAGTGCAAAGTCAAAAAAACTAACAGAAATCCATAATGCAAACTAATATTTCGGAGCAAATGATTACTCTCATCATTCAAAAAAGCTGCTACAGTATAAAGTGCCAAAAGAGTAACGCTGTGCCATATAAAACTTATTCAGATTGCACCGAAACAGGATTCACACAAGAAGTAGTTTAGCTCCTGAGCTGCTAACCTACTATTTTAAGTCAATATGACCATCTATAAGTAGACCAGCTCAAGCCACAAACAATACACCTGCGCTGCAGAGAACAAAGCATTCATTGTTAcacttcgttttttttttggtttgtttctccTTTAGTATCAACATGAACTCGCACACTATCAGCAAGATAAAAGGAAAGTTTCatatatgtactgtacaacagCTGTGAAGAATGAGAAGATAAAACTCAACCGTGAACCCTAGCACAGTGCCAGACCCGTTTCATACCGACACCAACAGGGACTGGCAGGGAATAAAGGGTTCACTGTCAGCTTAATCAGGCACAAATAAACATGAACCAAATAATTAAgggatggatggagggagggagagagggagggaggggggttgaaggaagtctttaaaatctttaaagcaGGTGAAAACGTTAAccataaccaatactttaagctcAGTACAGTAAGCAGGACCAAAGGACACAGCTGGAACTAAAGTGGAGACAGGACAGAGCGTAGCAGACACTTCTTTAAACAGAGTGGtcaggggatggaatgggttaccaagtcaTGTTGTTCACATTGAAATAACTAGGATCCTTGAAGACCCGATGACAACGTTTTGAGATCTACTAGCTACAAGGATTCGGACAACCATTGATGTAAACTACTAGTTTTTCAGTCAGTCGTATTAAAGGTTACTAACTGATGTCCAGGCCAAACCTAGGGAGAAAGCTAGTGCCCCACAGCACCAATAAACCTACATTTGGGGAATGTGAAGAGCCTAGACTACTAACAAGGCTGTCATTGTGCTAAATGAGTGCAGAGAGGGATAACTCAAGGAAGGATGGCGTAAACAGACTgaaggacactgcagctttaactggAATGGAATTGCTTTATACAATTGGGGAAATAATACAAATGCTGCAAAGAGGTTTAAACTTCACTGGCAGTCTGCCTGCGTTCAATTGCCATCCGGTGGCATAAGCAGATTGAGGATGAGGCTGGCTATAACCTACAGCCACTAATACAGAAGGACGCTTCTGTTATTATTTCCCAAGATCTGGCCCCATTAAGCACTAGGAAGGACAGGCATGGACTGTGTGTAAGAGCATCAACCCCACtgctttaaatactgtacatgtgctaAAGAGATACCGATATGCTGTTGATTGGAACAAACTCAAAATGAATTGTGTGTAACTTTCAATTACAGActtaaagagtaagcagtggGTTCCCAAAAATACAGTGCTATAAgtccccaagtgttgctacaactgtttaaatagcgtacctgtaatctttattttcattgttaacttgCTTACAATTCTTTACACCTATAACtgtaaagtgtgttttaaaatgtctgcacTATGGTttcagatctgtcctctaaatcaggaagagcgattaaaaaaaaaagaaaaagaaaaacatccgGCTTTTCTATTCCGTGCCatatcatggatcgttattgctgtgttacctgtttgacaatgtgggcaataatcattacactgtcagtgcactagagcggatattttgaaaaaagctttgaaacatgctttaaagctgtaagtgtaaaaagttgtcaggatgttaatgaaaagaaaaattgcaggtacattatttaaacacttgtagcaacacctgagacgtgtaacgctatattgtTCTAAACCTCGTTACTTCCTTTTTAACCTCATTCCCTGACAGGTTCATACTAAAAACCACTCTGTTGGCACAACTGTATACTCTAAATATCCTAACTAACAGCAGGGGCAGCTGGTTAACATTGTTCGCTTGCTCGCCGAACCCCCAGTCtctcttattaatgaattgcgCTTCCCTTCTTCTGGGTGATGTGTGTTTCATTCCTCCTTCTCACATGACACTTGCACATTAACAATGCcgttcatcccatctgtttaatgggctAAAGCCGGGCTGTGTGCACTCAGAAATGCGAGCACCCAAATCCACTGTGGACATGCGCAGTAGCAGCCAGCCGTCAGCCAGGACTGGCTACGATTGGCTAAAAAATGTCTGGATGGAGAGCAGCCGGTTAGTGAACACAGTGATCAGGCGATCAGTGTGCATGTGCCAAGACAAAAAAGGCTACAATATGAGCAGCACGACATCTTCGGTTTTTGTCAGTATTGCATGGTGTGTAACTTTGTGGAAAGACAGAAAAcgtttaagctgtttaaatattaaaataaaattcacaagtcTAATTATCTTTGTCTAACGTCATCTAACTTTGAATTAATGTTATTTGTCATATTTGTTCAAGTTCACCAGTGCTTTAACTTAAGATTAGTAATATCTTGCTGTGTTCGttaatttttctttgttttcttttttaatttaccaACCACTACTGCCTGTTCGGGGTAATCACTTATTATATATaccatacagtatatgtgtgtattttaatattatatatatttatatatatatatatatatatatatatatatatatatatatatatatatatatatatatatatatatatattatctatattttgacacaactgaaaaaaaagggcttttttttcaactttttttttaggtgtttttaaattacagtaaaaaaaaaaaaaaagttttttagctGATCTGTCTTATTAGGTCTCTATAAATGAACTGCAggttcctgcaaaaaaaaaaaaaaaaaaaaaaaaaaaagtacttcacTGTTAATTAGCACTGTACAGTGGAGCTGAACTCGGAGCTTCTTGCAAGCTTGTGGAGTCTGAACAGGTTGGAGTCCGGTAGGGGAGTGGGTTGGGCTTCAGGGCTCCCAGGTGTTCAAGCCTAGTGCGTCCTGtcacatttttttcccctcaaatcACAAGTCATAAAAGTACAGACTGCTCTTTGTAATTTATCACGTACTATTTTCCTCCAAGTTGTTATTGGAGAAGCTTGTGCCCAGTGACAACATGCAAATGGAGTGGAGACTGGGTGGCAGATTTACTGTAGAATGTTCTCAAAAGGGCTTTTCGTT
Coding sequences within it:
- the LOC121313873 gene encoding RGM domain family member B-like yields the protein MGMGKAGFYYPGTERLRSLPPVLTLLVLIAVSSWVHIGECQPQATQCRISKCTSDFVSLTSHLNSALDGFDTEFCKALRAYSACTHRNTKTCRGNLAYHSAVLGISDLMIQRNCSKDGPTSSTHPETAPESCNYHNRHHGSGREFRAGDPGQPTYLFCGLFGDPHLRTFKDQFQTCKVEGAWPLIDNNYLSVQVTNVPVVPGSTATATNKITIIFKPYQECTEQKVYQAVTDDLPAAFVDGTTSGGNGDTKSLRIVEKEAGQHAEIHARYIGATVIVRQVGRYLTLAVRMPEELALAYDETQDLQLCMNGCPMGERIDEDGYLPLPVLGLHHQHQHHQQQHQQHNIPQHPRGSFSLGSATAKCREKLKVKDIYFHSCVFDLLTTGDANFTFAAYSALQDLEALHPQRERWHIFPNQANRGPCSFLHTPVFKLGLVCFIVVLFL